The Corynebacterium minutissimum genome includes the window CCCGCACGCGCAGCCACCTCAGCGGGCGAGAATGCCGCGACTGCCCCCTCGCGACGTCGCTTCGCCCTTCTCGCCGCAGTTCTGGCGGGCATACTTCTTGTGACCAGTGTCGCCGGTGGCCTGGTTCTGGCTGGAACTGGCTGGGACGCCGAGGAGAAGGTCCTCGCCCAAGAGTTCCCACTGCTCTTCCCCGCACGCCCTGGCCGCGCGCCATGGAAGGACATGAACTGCCGCGCCGCAGAGCCGGAGTCGGGCCAACGGGCCCGTATTATTTGCGAAAGCGATGACCTCATCTTCGTCGGTGCCGACTTTGGTACCGAGGACGACCGAGACGCTATCGTGCCGGACACCGTCGAGGAGCTTAGCAGTGAGGCCTGCACCATCACGTCTGCCGAAATCCCCGATCAGCCCGGCACGTGGGGAATCTACCCCACCGGAGTGTCCGCCCGTTTTGCCTTCGTTCTCGCAGGTCCCAATGCCGAAGAGGACCGCCTAAACCTGCCTGTGTGCTAGCGCTGTGCTTCTTCCTTGCGTTGCTACGTGGCAAGACGTGTTGTCCCTTACACTAAAAGACGTTCCACATCGTCCGCCTAAGGATCTCCTCTCATCGTGACTACGCTTCCTGAATTCTTCACTACCCAGCACCAGCTGCGCGAACTCGCCGTCCTAGACCAGGGTGCCGGTTCCACGTTGTTCCTGGTTGAGGACCCCGCTCAGAATCAGCTCCTCGTGGAGTTGTTTTCCGCCGAGCACCGCGGCGTGCTGCGAGAAGCCGGCGTGGCCGGGCAGCTTCAGCACAGCGCCATCGCCCCCATCGTGGGAACCGGCACAACGACTAGCGGGCAAGAGTTCTTCGTACGCCGCTGTCTCCCGGGTGAACAGCTTTCGGACTACACCGGCTCCGGGGTAGGCGCACGGCATCTCTCCCGGGAAGAGGCTTTGGCCACGTTTGCCCCGCTGGCAGACGCCGTGGACTTTCTTTTGCAGCTTGACCGCGCCGGTTATGCCCTGCGCGCATTGAATCCACGGCGCATCATCTTAACCAGCAATCGCTCGACGGCGTTCCTCGCCACAGTCGGCCCCGAAGCGGCGTATACCCCGTCCCGGGCCTCCGCACAAGAGGTTATCGGGCGCCTCGCACAGCTGTTGTCTGCTGCGTATCCGGCTTTCCGCGCGAATGCGGCCTACCCTTCCGCCGCAGCCGTCCTCGAGGCTCTGCGCTCCCAGGGTTCCTACCACCAGGCACCCCCGACTGCGCCGCAGTCTGCCGTTCACCCAGCGCAGCAGCAGCCTGTCCAACAGCCGGCGCAGCAGCAGCCTGCGCAGCCCAAGAAGAAATCTTCCTCAAAACTCCTGCTAGGGCTCGGTACCGGCGTACTGGCCCTGCTGCTCATCGGTGGTCTTCTGTGGTTCTTCATCGGCCGCTCCTCGTGGTCAGAACAGGAGCAGGCGCTTGTCGACGCTCACCAGGGCCTCCTCAGCTCCGACCCCGGCGGCGAGGGCTTTGAGGGAGCAACCTGCGAATCCCGCTCGCCAGAGGACGGACAGGAAGCCAAAATCACCTGTACCGGTGATGGGGTGACGTACTCGGTGGCGAGTTATGGGGACGTCGAGAAGCGCGAAGCGGCCGGCCCAGCCCAAGGCGGACAGGAACTCTCCAACGGACAGTGCACGGTGCATAGCTACGATCTGTCCGATGCGGAGCCGTTGTACTACATGGCCGCCGAAGACTCGGACAGTGCCGTACTGGTGTGGGGCGAGGACGCCGAAGAGACGCGCTTGCGCCTGCCACTGTGCTAGTCCCCTCGGTTAGTCCACGCGCTTGAGCAGCGGTGCCAGCACCGCGATGACGATACCGGCAACGCCCGCAAAGAGGAAAGCCCAGTGCGTTCCCTGCGCTGTGGCGGCGGCAGGGCTTAAACCGGCCTCAGTACCCGCACTCGTGCCGCGGGTGAGAAAGACTACGAGGAAAGCTGTACCCATCGCGCCTGCCAACTGCTGGAACGTGTTCATAATGGCGGAGCCATGAGAGTAGAGCTTCTCCGGAAGCGAGGACAGCGCGGTAGTCATCAGCGGGGTCATCATGAGGCACATGCCCAAGGAGAACAGCACGTGCATGCCCACCACCATCCACAGCGTCGAGGACTCACCCAACGTGGCCATAAGCCACAGGCTCACCACCATAAACAGCGACCCTGGAATCATGAGCGGGCGCGGGCCCAAAGAGTCGAAGATGCGGCCCACAAAAGGTGAGAGAAAAGCCTGCAAAATACCGCCCGGCATGACTGCCAGGCCGGTGGCGAATGCCGTGGCGCCCAGGGTGGTCTGCAGGTAGATCGGCAAGACGGTCACCATGCCGAGCATGAGGCCGAAGGACACAAGCAGAATAATGACCGCCAGCGTGAAGTTGCGAACGTGGAATGGGCGCAAGTCCATCAGTGCGCGATCATCCAGGGCAAGGCGCCGCTGACGAAGGATGAAGACGATGAGCCCGACGGCTCCGATGACGCTCACGGCAAACTCTACCCACGCACCACCATTGAGCATCTTCTCAATCGACGACAGTCCGTAGACCAGCCCGCCAAAAGCAACGGCGGATAGGAGCACGGAGAGTCCGTCCAGCGGCACGTCGCGGCTCTCGCCCACGTTACTCAAGCGCCACAGGCCCGCGACCAAGATGAGTGCCATGAGGGGAACCATGGCCCAGAAAATGACATGCCAGGTATAGCGTTGAAGAATCGCGCCACCAACCGTCGGGCCCAAGGCAGGTGCCACCGAAATCACGACGGAAATAATCCCCATCACGGTTCCTCGGCGTTGCGGCGGGACCAGGGTCATGGCCACGGTCATGAGCGTCGGAATCATTAGCGCCGTGCCGCCCGCTTGGAGGACGCGACCGAAAAGAAGAATGACAAAACTCGGCGCAAGTGCTGCCACCACCGTGCCGACAAGAAA containing:
- a CDS encoding serine/threonine protein kinase, yielding MTTLPEFFTTQHQLRELAVLDQGAGSTLFLVEDPAQNQLLVELFSAEHRGVLREAGVAGQLQHSAIAPIVGTGTTTSGQEFFVRRCLPGEQLSDYTGSGVGARHLSREEALATFAPLADAVDFLLQLDRAGYALRALNPRRIILTSNRSTAFLATVGPEAAYTPSRASAQEVIGRLAQLLSAAYPAFRANAAYPSAAAVLEALRSQGSYHQAPPTAPQSAVHPAQQQPVQQPAQQQPAQPKKKSSSKLLLGLGTGVLALLLIGGLLWFFIGRSSWSEQEQALVDAHQGLLSSDPGGEGFEGATCESRSPEDGQEAKITCTGDGVTYSVASYGDVEKREAAGPAQGGQELSNGQCTVHSYDLSDAEPLYYMAAEDSDSAVLVWGEDAEETRLRLPLC
- a CDS encoding MDR family MFS transporter; translated protein: MSAKIPAKVVINLSILVLGAMVMILNETSLSVALPAIMADFGIPATSAQWLLTGFMLTMAVVIPTTGFLIERLTTRQIFLASTGLFLVGTVVAALAPSFVILLFGRVLQAGGTALMIPTLMTVAMTLVPPQRRGTVMGIISVVISVAPALGPTVGGAILQRYTWHVIFWAMVPLMALILVAGLWRLSNVGESRDVPLDGLSVLLSAVAFGGLVYGLSSIEKMLNGGAWVEFAVSVIGAVGLIVFILRQRRLALDDRALMDLRPFHVRNFTLAVIILLVSFGLMLGMVTVLPIYLQTTLGATAFATGLAVMPGGILQAFLSPFVGRIFDSLGPRPLMIPGSLFMVVSLWLMATLGESSTLWMVVGMHVLFSLGMCLMMTPLMTTALSSLPEKLYSHGSAIMNTFQQLAGAMGTAFLVVFLTRGTSAGTEAGLSPAAATAQGTHWAFLFAGVAGIVIAVLAPLLKRVD